From a region of the Panicum virgatum strain AP13 chromosome 2K, P.virgatum_v5, whole genome shotgun sequence genome:
- the LOC120694897 gene encoding importin subunit alpha-1a-like isoform X1: MPRAPRRPSDEARRGAYKPRVDFSRSRRRREDGLLALRRLDRDAGLFKRRHDETAPAIHASDPAPTSDEEAPPAYNARPPPGSPSPPDPSAPRNRNAAESELEGLSELVDKVCSDDTTSQLEATVQFRKLLSDEKNSTVIRIIRADVLPRFAEFLSRHGLPQLQMEAAWVLTNIAASDYTLLVAECGAVPRLVELLGSPNANIRHQAIWCLGNIAADLPSCRDILFDHGVVTPLLSQFRDDMKIPVLRTAMWALSNICFGKLPAEVQVKPILDIVCQLIHSADEKILADACWTVYYICSGVDDAIQDVLDAGVCPQLVNLLMHASASVLLPVIMALARISAGDDAQVQVLIENGILNCLAQLLARNYPKNIKKQACLIVSNIATGNKEQIQAVIDASIISPLVVLLKTSESDIKKEAAWALSNAASSASSEQIQYLVSRGCLEPLCSVLSYQDHDLLYTCLEGLENILQAGEVGKKGEESGTNPYAQFILECGGLDKLEDLQDVNSDRVYELVMKLLQSYWEEEASENDDPDVPGSNDSADTVGTKPEEAAQPPEPASGADEAE; this comes from the exons ATGCCGCGCGCCCCGCGCCGGCCGTCCGACGAGGCGCGCCGCGGGGCCTACAAGCCGCGTGTTGACTTcagccgctcgcgccgccgccgcgaggacggcctcctcgccctccgccgcctcgaTCGCGACGCCGGCCTCTTCAAGCGCCGCCACGACGAAACCGCTCCCGCCATCCACGCCTCCGATCCAGCTCCTACATCCGACGAAGAAGCCCCACCCGCATACAACGCTCGTCCTCCACCCGgttctccctcgccgccggaccCATCGGCTCCCCGGAACCGGAATGCCGCCGAGTCAGAG CTTGAAGGCCTGTCAGAATTGGTCGACAAAGTATGTTCAGATGACACCACCAGTCAGCTGGAAGCCACAGTCCAGTTCAGGAAACTTCTTTCAGATG AGAAGAATTCAACTGTGATAAGAATCATTAGAGCGGACGTCCTTCCCAGATTTGCTGAGTTTCTTTCAAGACATGGGCTTCCTCAGCTCCAA ATGGAGGCGGCCTGGGTGCTTACCAACATAGCTGCATCTGATTATACACTGCTGGTTGCAGAATGTGGTGCTGTTCCAAGGTTGGTCGAACTATTAGGGTCACCAAATGCGAACATCAGGCATCAG GCTATATGGTGTCTTGGCAATATAGCTGCAGACTTGCCTAGCTGCAGAGACATTCTTTTTGACCATGGTGTTGTTACGCCATTACTTTCTCAATTTAGAGACGACATGAAAATTCCAGTTCTGAGAACTGCTATGTGGGCCCTGTCAAATATTTGTTTTGGAAAATTGCCAGCTGAAGTGCAA GTGAAGCCGATACTGGACATTGTTTGCCAGCTGATTCATTCTGCTGATGAGAAGATACTGGCAGATGCATGCTGGACTGTATACTATATATGTAGTGGTGTAGATGATGCCATTCAAGATGTATTAGATGCTGGGGTCTGCCCTCAACTTGTAAATCTCTTGAT GCATGCATCAGCTAGTGTTCTTCTTCCTGTCATTATGGCACTCGCAAGAATTTCTGCCGGAGATGATGCTCAAGTTCAG GTCTTAATAGAAAATGGCATTCTCAATTGTTTAGCCCAATTGCTCGCGCGAAATTACCCAAAGAACATCAAGAAACAAGCTTGTTTAATTGTTTCTAATATCGCCACTGGCAACAAGGAACAAATTCAG GCCGTAATTGATGCAAGCATTATTAGTCCTCTTGTTGTCCTCCTAAAGACATCAGAGTCAGATATAAAAAAGGAAGCTGCTTGGGCTTTATCAAATGCTGCGTCCAGTGCTTCAAGTGAACAAATTCA ATATTTGGTGAGCCGGGGATGTCTAGAGCCCCTCTGCAGTGTCCTCTCCTACCAAGATCACGACCTATTATATACGTGCCTGGAAGGTCTCGAGAACATACTCCAGGCAGGCGAGGTGGGGAAGAAGGGCGAGGAATCTGGGACAAACCCGTATGCACAGTTCATTCTAGAGTGTGGGGGTTTAGATAAGCTGGAGGATCTGCAGGACGTCAACAGCGACAGGGTCTACGAGTTGGTCATGAAGCTGTTGCAGAGTTACTGGGAGGAAGAAGCGAGCGAGAACGATGATCCGGATGTCCCAGGTTCAAATGACTCAGCAGATACCGTGGGAACTAAACCTGAAGAAGCTGCACAGCCACCAGAACCTGCTTCCGGCGCAGATGAAGCCGAATGA
- the LOC120694897 gene encoding importin subunit alpha-4-like isoform X2 — translation MPPSQSLKACQNWSTKYVQMTPPVSWKPQSSSGNFFQMNSTVIRIIRADVLPRFAEFLSRHGLPQLQMEAAWVLTNIAASDYTLLVAECGAVPRLVELLGSPNANIRHQAIWCLGNIAADLPSCRDILFDHGVVTPLLSQFRDDMKIPVLRTAMWALSNICFGKLPAEVQVKPILDIVCQLIHSADEKILADACWTVYYICSGVDDAIQDVLDAGVCPQLVNLLMHASASVLLPVIMALARISAGDDAQVQVLIENGILNCLAQLLARNYPKNIKKQACLIVSNIATGNKEQIQAVIDASIISPLVVLLKTSESDIKKEAAWALSNAASSASSEQIQYLVSRGCLEPLCSVLSYQDHDLLYTCLEGLENILQAGEVGKKGEESGTNPYAQFILECGGLDKLEDLQDVNSDRVYELVMKLLQSYWEEEASENDDPDVPGSNDSADTVGTKPEEAAQPPEPASGADEAE, via the exons ATGCCGCCGAGTCAGAG CTTGAAGGCCTGTCAGAATTGGTCGACAAAGTATGTTCAGATGACACCACCAGTCAGCTGGAAGCCACAGTCCAGTTCAGGAAACTTCTTTCAGATG AATTCAACTGTGATAAGAATCATTAGAGCGGACGTCCTTCCCAGATTTGCTGAGTTTCTTTCAAGACATGGGCTTCCTCAGCTCCAA ATGGAGGCGGCCTGGGTGCTTACCAACATAGCTGCATCTGATTATACACTGCTGGTTGCAGAATGTGGTGCTGTTCCAAGGTTGGTCGAACTATTAGGGTCACCAAATGCGAACATCAGGCATCAG GCTATATGGTGTCTTGGCAATATAGCTGCAGACTTGCCTAGCTGCAGAGACATTCTTTTTGACCATGGTGTTGTTACGCCATTACTTTCTCAATTTAGAGACGACATGAAAATTCCAGTTCTGAGAACTGCTATGTGGGCCCTGTCAAATATTTGTTTTGGAAAATTGCCAGCTGAAGTGCAA GTGAAGCCGATACTGGACATTGTTTGCCAGCTGATTCATTCTGCTGATGAGAAGATACTGGCAGATGCATGCTGGACTGTATACTATATATGTAGTGGTGTAGATGATGCCATTCAAGATGTATTAGATGCTGGGGTCTGCCCTCAACTTGTAAATCTCTTGAT GCATGCATCAGCTAGTGTTCTTCTTCCTGTCATTATGGCACTCGCAAGAATTTCTGCCGGAGATGATGCTCAAGTTCAG GTCTTAATAGAAAATGGCATTCTCAATTGTTTAGCCCAATTGCTCGCGCGAAATTACCCAAAGAACATCAAGAAACAAGCTTGTTTAATTGTTTCTAATATCGCCACTGGCAACAAGGAACAAATTCAG GCCGTAATTGATGCAAGCATTATTAGTCCTCTTGTTGTCCTCCTAAAGACATCAGAGTCAGATATAAAAAAGGAAGCTGCTTGGGCTTTATCAAATGCTGCGTCCAGTGCTTCAAGTGAACAAATTCA ATATTTGGTGAGCCGGGGATGTCTAGAGCCCCTCTGCAGTGTCCTCTCCTACCAAGATCACGACCTATTATATACGTGCCTGGAAGGTCTCGAGAACATACTCCAGGCAGGCGAGGTGGGGAAGAAGGGCGAGGAATCTGGGACAAACCCGTATGCACAGTTCATTCTAGAGTGTGGGGGTTTAGATAAGCTGGAGGATCTGCAGGACGTCAACAGCGACAGGGTCTACGAGTTGGTCATGAAGCTGTTGCAGAGTTACTGGGAGGAAGAAGCGAGCGAGAACGATGATCCGGATGTCCCAGGTTCAAATGACTCAGCAGATACCGTGGGAACTAAACCTGAAGAAGCTGCACAGCCACCAGAACCTGCTTCCGGCGCAGATGAAGCCGAATGA
- the LOC120694898 gene encoding transcription factor JAMYB-like, which produces MAARDRREMSSDEESAAVAPPGDLRRGPWTVEEDLVLVNYITAHGEGRWNALARCAGLRRTGKSCRLRWLNYLRPDLRRGNMTAQEQLLILELHSRWGNRWSKIAQHLPGRTDNEIKNYWRTRVHKHARQLNCDVNSQQFKDLIRYLWMPRLLERITSSSAGDDGHRGAAAAASAWPVDDVELSCTTAASSSSSVSTPTDGTQQQQQQQVQLQQLVSPSGNDGSSSYSYSNNSSSMWDTLYQPEPPQTADYHHPTTAAEAAACSSWSDDYESLLAPGLSLPGDMGMGLPELGDTMMWGADDLWYTHIMGL; this is translated from the exons ATGGCGGCGCGTGATCGGCGAGAGATGAGCAGCGACGaggagtcggcggcggtggcgccgccggggGACCTCCGGCGCGGGCCGTGGACGGTGGAGGAGGACCTGGTGCTGGTGAACTACATCACGGCGCACGGCGAGGGACGCTGGAACGCGCTGGCACGATGCGCGG ggcttcgccggacGGGCAAGAGCTGCCGGCTGCGGTGGCTCAACTACCTGCGCCCCGACCTCCGGCGCGGCAACATGACGGCGCAGGAGCAGCTGCTGATCCTGGAGCTGCACTCGCGGTGGGGCAACCGGTGGTCCAAGATCGCGCAGCACCTGCCGGGGAGGACGGACAACGAGATCAAGAACTACTGGCGCACGCGGGTGCACAAGCACGCCAGGCAGCTCAACTGCGACGTCAACAGCCAGCAATTCAAGGACCTCATCAGATACCTCTGGATGCCGCGCCTGCTAGAGCGCATCACCAGCAGCTCCGCCGGGGACGACGGCCACCGTGGCGCTGCCGCTGCGGCGTCGGCGTGGCCCGTCGACGACGTCGAGCTGTCCTGCACCACCGCCGCGTCTTCGTCGTCCTCCGTGTCGACGCCGACGGACggcacgcagcagcagcagcagcagcaggtacAGCTGCAGCAGCTCGTGTCGCCCAGCGGCAACGACGGATCCTCCTCCTATTCctacagcaacaacagcagcagcatgtGGGACACCTTGTACCAGCCAGAGCCACCACAAACAGCAGACTACCACCACCCGACGACGGCCGCCGAGGCTGCAGCTTGCAGCAGCTGGTCCGACGACTACGAGTCGCTGCTGGCCCCGGGTCTCTCTCTCCCCGGCGACATGGGGATGGGGTTGCCGGAGCTCGGCGACACCATGATGTGGGGCGCCGACGACCTGTGGTACACGCACATAATGGGCTTGTGA